In Nymphaea colorata isolate Beijing-Zhang1983 chromosome 3, ASM883128v2, whole genome shotgun sequence, a genomic segment contains:
- the LOC116251573 gene encoding probable beta-1,4-xylosyltransferase IRX14H: MKESSLPYISGRRSNSFRASVTEGAGDGVSKSPAFLFWLLLYGLCCILSLVLGFRFSRLLFYLLFSATATTSRLSTATIPPTTGSVHIKPLLDLRLNRLPAFSSPPPPSPPPPPARSKVVVGRHGIRIRPFPHPNPEEVMKAHAIIDWVQAEQSRVYGVKDRRRVVVITPTYVRTFQTVHLTGLMHTLMLVPGELDWVVVEAGGATNETASLLADSGLNIFHVGFNEQMPLSWEDRHRTEARMRLRGLRVVREQRLDGIVMFCDDSNVHSLELFDEVQSVKWMGALSVGILALPGQLERENGDVKRNVGVPNKEEESNLPLPVQGPSCNSSRQLVGWHVFSSLPPRVDDGATVLPRTLEWAGFVMNSRLVWKIGDEEEDGRPNWMKDLDEISENGDELESPLSLLKDASFVEPLGKCGRKVMLWWLRVEARADSKFPRGWIIGHPLQITVRAKHTPWPDMRPEVVTASTQRKGIIGDHAAKHKAPRTTRRAACLPC; the protein is encoded by the exons atgaaggagTCATCTCTGCCTTACATCTCTGGGAGGCGGAGCAACAGCTTCCGCGCCTCAGTGACGGAGGGCGCAGGGGACGGCGTTTCCAAGTCTCCGGCGTTTCTCTTCTGGCTTCTTCTCTATGGTCTCTGCTGCATCCTCAGCCTTGTCCTCGGGTTTCGCTTCTCCAGGCTGCTTTTCTATCTCCTGTTctccgccaccgccaccaccagcAGGCTGTCCACTGCTACCATTCCCCCAACTACCGGTAGCGTCCACATTAAGCCGTTGCTCGACCTCCGGTTGAACAGGTTACCGGCATTCTCGTCTCCGCCGCCTCCATCCCCTCCACCACCGCCGGCGAGGAGCAAGGTGGTGGTCGGCCGTCATGGGATCAGGATCCGGCCGTTTCCCCATCCGAATCCGGAAGAGGTGATGAAGGCTCACGCGATTATTGATTGGGTTCAGGCGGAGCAGAGCAGGGTCTACGGTGTGAAGGATCGGAGGCGAGTGGTTGTGATCACCCCAACATACGTCCGAACATTCCAGACGGTGCATCTAACCGGTTTGATGCATACACTGATGCTCGTTCCGGGGGAGCTTGACTGGGTAGTCGTGGAGGCCGGCGGCGCCACCAACGAGACCGCCTCGTTGCTCGCGGATAGCGGGCTGAACATCTTCCATGTGGGCTTCAACGAACAGATGCCGCTTTCTTGGGAGGATAGGCATCGAACGGAGGCCCGGATGCGTCTTCGTGGCCTTAG AGTTGTAAGGGAGCAGAGATTGGATGGTATCGTGATGTTCTGCGACGATAGCAACGTGCACAGTTTGGAACTGTTTGATGAAGTTCAATCGGTTAAGTGGATGGGTGCTCTCTCTGTTGGGATACTTGCTCTCCCTGGTCAATTGGAAAGAGAGAATGGCGATGTAAAAAGGAATGTTGGGGTTCCGAACAAGGAAGAGGAGAGTAATTTACCTCTGCCTGTTCAAGGCCCATCCTGCAACTCTTCCCGCCAGTTGGTCGGCTGGCACGTCTTCAGTTCCCTCCCTCCGCGCGTTGACGATGGTGCTACTGTGTTGCCTAGGACGCTTGAATGGGCCGGATTTGTTATGAACTCGAGGTTGGTATGGAAGATTGGTGATGAAGAGGAGGATGGAAGACCGAATTGGATGAAGGATTTGGATGAAATCAGTGAAAATGGGGACGAGTTGGAGAGCCCATTGTCGCTTTTGAAGGATGCATCTTTCGTTGAACCGCTTGGCAAGTGCGGACGCAAGGTCATGCTATGGTGGCTGCGAGTAGAGGCTCGTGCAGACAGCAAATTCCCACGAGG GTGGATAATTGGCCATCCTCTGCAGATCACTGTGCGGGCGAAGCATACTCCCTGGCCCGATATGCGTCCTGAAGTGGTAACAGCTTCTACTCAAAGGAAGGGGATAATTGGAGATCATGCTGCGAAGCATAAAGCTCCAAGAACAACAAGGCGTGCGGCGTGCCTCCCATGCTAG
- the LOC116251211 gene encoding UDP-glycosyltransferase 73C3-like, with translation MAPGDRQRHVIIFPFMGAGHMIPFVDLAMLLSQRGLAVTIATTPLNVARIESTIAHVKASGLKIQTAQLRFPSKDYGLPENCENFEVLTNHEMAVKFLVSLKNLKAPFERLLQESSPDCVVVDGFFYWALKVARERKIPGIVFTITSCFSRVLLVHLHNLRPQERVTSDSEPFLVPGLPDKIELTKAQLPDSLGFRNTSHQSEMMEMLEGMAAADDESDGIVVNSFDELEPTYLQFYRDHVRKPLWTIGPVCLCHSRQRSQRGKESAINEAECLQWLDSRKERSVLYVSFGSIYNLSEAQLLEIEMGLKNSGVFFIWVIKGPADDDKFAHGFRKEVGEAGLIIREQHLNEKLVIQVLGTGVKVGSAVISMALGEENQVEVVKRECIEKAIRRVMGDGQEAAELGERARRLGESARKAMGEGGSSYLNLSRFVETVNGYDR, from the exons ATGGCTCCAGGTGATCGCCAGCGGCATGTGATCATCTTCCCGTTCATGGGTGCAGGCCACATGATCCCCTTCGTAGACCTGGCCATGCTGCTCTCTCAACGTGGCCTGGCGGTCACCATCGCCACCACGCCGCTCAACGTCGCCAGAATAGAGTCCACCATTGCCCACGTCAAGGCCTCCGGTCTAAAAATACAGACGGCCCAACTGCGGTTCCCTTCCAAGGACTACGGGTTGCCTGAGAACTGCGAGAATTTCGAAGTGCTAACCAACCACGAAATGGCAGTGAAGTTCTTGGTCTCCCTCAAGAATCTGAAGGCCCCATTCGAGAGACTGCTGCAAGAGTCGTCTCCCGACTGTGTCGTGGTAGACGGTTTCTTCTACTGGGCCTTGAAGGTTGCCCGCGAGCGCAAAATCCCAGGCATCGTCTTCACCATCACCTCCTGCTTCTCTCGCGTTCTGCTCGTCCACCTTCACAATCTCAGGCCGCAGGAGAGGGTGACGAGCGACTCTGAACCCTTCTTGGTGCCTGGTCTTCCTGACAAGATCGAGCTGACCAAGGCCCAGCTGCCGGATTCCCTGGGCTTCAGGAACACGAGCCACCAATCTGAGATGATGGAGATGTTGGAAGGGATGGCGGCAGCCGACGACGAGAGTGACGGAATTGTTGTAAACAGCTTCGATGAGCTGGAGCCTACCTACTTGCAGTTTTACAGGGATCACGTAAGGAAGCCCCTCTGGACTATTGGACCAGTTTGTCTGTGTCACAGTAGGCAGAGAAGTCAGAGAGGGAAGGAATCGGCCATTAACGAGGCGGAGTGCTTGCAGTGGCTggattcaaggaaggaaagatcTGTTCTTTACGTCTCGTTTGGTAGTATTTATAACCTGTCTGAAGCCCAGTTGCTGGAGATTGAGATGGGTCTCAAGAATTCAGGAGTCTTCTTCATCTGGGTGATCAAGGGTCCAGCTGATGATGACAAGTTTGCTCATGGTTTTAGGAAGGAAGTAGGAGAAGCGGGATTGATAATAAGAG AGCAGCACTTAAATGAGAAGCTGGTAATCCAGGTCCTTGGCACTGGAGTGAAGGTTGGAAGTGCTGTTATCTCCATGGCTTTAGGGGAGGAAAATCAAGTGGAGGTCGTTAAGAGGGAGTGCATCGAGAAGGCGATAAGAAGAGTGATGGGGGATGGACAGGAAGCAGCTGAGTTGGGAGAAAGAGCCAGGAGGCTCGGAGAG